A genomic window from Bradyrhizobium lupini includes:
- a CDS encoding methyltransferase domain-containing protein: protein MPVDQQYYREVASGSTAEKLLIAARDRIYQDFIAQMQPCAADEILDVGVSDVINDGANVLERSYPHQHKITACGLGEGIGFKAAFPLCRYVQIEPNTRLPFDDNAFDVATSNAVLEHAGSHENQVLLVEELGRVARRVFITVPNRFFPVEHHTAIPLAHYLDGTFRIACMIAGKSEWTDEQNLILMTRKRLLGLAALVAKSASAKSSNPKSAAVGYTGLSLGLLSSNLYLAFR, encoded by the coding sequence GTGCCGGTCGATCAGCAATATTACCGGGAAGTGGCATCCGGGAGCACGGCGGAAAAGCTGCTGATCGCGGCGCGCGACCGCATCTACCAGGATTTCATCGCCCAGATGCAGCCGTGCGCGGCGGACGAGATCCTGGATGTCGGCGTGTCCGACGTGATCAACGACGGCGCCAACGTGCTGGAGCGAAGCTACCCGCATCAGCACAAGATCACAGCTTGCGGGCTCGGCGAAGGTATCGGGTTCAAGGCGGCTTTTCCGCTTTGCCGTTACGTGCAGATCGAACCGAATACACGGCTGCCGTTTGACGACAATGCGTTCGACGTCGCGACGTCCAATGCCGTGCTCGAGCATGCCGGCAGCCATGAAAACCAGGTGCTCCTGGTCGAGGAGCTTGGCCGCGTCGCGCGGCGGGTCTTCATCACGGTGCCCAACAGGTTCTTTCCGGTTGAGCACCACACGGCCATCCCGCTGGCGCACTATCTGGACGGCACCTTCAGGATCGCCTGCATGATCGCCGGCAAGTCGGAATGGACCGACGAGCAGAATCTGATCCTGATGACGCGAAAACGGCTGCTGGGGCTCGCCGCGCTGGTTGCCAAGTCTGCGAGTGCTAAGTCCTCCAACCCCAAGTCCGCGGCCGTGGGCTACACCGGTTTGTCGCTCGGCCTGCTATCGTCCAATCTCTATCTCGCATTCCGCTGA
- a CDS encoding TonB-dependent receptor has product MSFKLRRAQRLGGASLLLLGAATSALAEDKSSTEIPAVTVTAPSPIVRRAVVPTRNPGRPTRTARARSHQRAADATPATSTPAAPQQGVLPIVTNQFATVTVVPNEEIRREGGGQLGDLLFSKPGITGSSFAPGASSRPIIRGLDVNRIGIVENGTNAGGASDLGEDHFVPIDPLATNQVEVVRGPAALRYGSTSIGGVVSATNNRIPDALPTCAPSFQTYGMPTKAPLAAAATSPCVTAETRSAFSSVDRGVESGVLLDTGGGNFAFHADVYGRNTTDYSIPSYPYLADQTRPVANGRQPNSATRSDGASIGGSYFFQGGYIGAAIAQNDSLYHIPGIDGADHNTRIDAHQTKINVKGEYHPDATAIDVVRFWAGATDYRHNEIGLADPADSNTDGVRQTFTNKEQEIRTEVQLMPFNARFAEVTTALGFQVGHQELSAPSPDNPGTLFNGLWAPNNSTRVAGYAFNEFKFTDATRAQIAGRIEHVELHGTTPDFPADFLPDGTPQAGIGRNPSFTPKSGSIGLLQDLPGGLVGSITAQYVERAPKAAELFSRGAHDATATFDIGNPNLTIETAKSVEVGLRKATGPFRFEATVYYTHFNNFIYRRLTGVMCDDDFASCGTPGAEVNQAVYSQRDANFRGGEFQSQLDVGAFQGGIWGIENQFDVVRATFTDGTNVPRIPPVRLGGGVFWRDDNWLMRVNLLHAFAQNNVAVIAETPTPGYNLLKAEVSYKTKLNPNAFGAREMLLGLVGNNLLNENIHNSVSYTKDEVLMPGIGVRAFANFKF; this is encoded by the coding sequence ATGTCATTCAAATTGCGGCGCGCGCAGCGCCTTGGCGGAGCAAGCCTGCTCCTGCTCGGCGCCGCCACCTCGGCGCTGGCCGAGGATAAGTCATCGACCGAGATCCCCGCCGTCACCGTGACGGCTCCGAGCCCCATCGTGCGCAGGGCGGTGGTGCCGACCCGCAACCCCGGTCGTCCCACCCGAACCGCGCGGGCACGCAGCCACCAACGCGCTGCGGACGCCACGCCGGCAACCTCCACGCCGGCCGCACCTCAGCAGGGCGTGCTGCCCATCGTGACCAACCAGTTCGCGACGGTCACGGTGGTGCCGAACGAAGAGATCCGCCGCGAGGGCGGCGGCCAGCTCGGCGACCTTCTGTTCTCGAAACCCGGCATCACCGGATCGAGCTTCGCGCCCGGCGCCTCCAGCCGGCCGATCATCCGGGGACTCGACGTCAACCGCATCGGCATCGTCGAGAACGGCACCAATGCCGGCGGCGCCTCCGATCTCGGCGAGGATCACTTCGTTCCAATCGATCCGCTCGCGACCAACCAGGTCGAGGTGGTACGCGGGCCGGCTGCGCTGCGCTATGGCTCGACCTCGATCGGCGGCGTCGTCAGCGCCACCAACAACCGGATTCCCGACGCGCTCCCGACCTGCGCTCCGTCGTTCCAGACCTACGGCATGCCGACGAAGGCACCGCTCGCAGCGGCCGCGACTTCGCCTTGCGTCACCGCCGAGACGCGCAGCGCGTTCAGTTCGGTCGACCGCGGCGTCGAAAGCGGCGTGCTGCTCGACACGGGCGGCGGCAATTTTGCCTTCCATGCCGACGTCTACGGGCGCAACACCACCGACTACAGCATCCCGAGCTACCCGTACCTCGCCGACCAGACCCGGCCCGTCGCCAACGGACGCCAGCCCAACTCGGCGACGCGCTCAGACGGCGCCTCGATCGGCGGCTCCTACTTTTTCCAGGGCGGCTATATCGGCGCGGCGATCGCGCAGAACGACTCCCTGTACCACATCCCCGGCATCGACGGCGCCGACCACAACACGCGGATCGACGCCCATCAGACCAAGATCAACGTCAAGGGCGAGTACCATCCCGACGCTACGGCGATCGACGTCGTTCGCTTCTGGGCCGGCGCGACCGATTACCGGCACAACGAGATCGGGCTTGCCGATCCCGCCGATTCCAACACGGACGGCGTGCGGCAGACCTTCACCAACAAGGAGCAGGAGATCCGCACCGAGGTGCAGCTGATGCCGTTCAACGCGCGCTTCGCCGAGGTGACGACGGCGCTGGGCTTCCAGGTCGGCCATCAGGAATTGAGCGCGCCGAGCCCGGACAATCCGGGCACGCTGTTCAACGGCCTGTGGGCCCCGAACAACAGCACGCGCGTTGCCGGTTACGCGTTCAACGAGTTCAAGTTCACGGACGCGACGCGGGCGCAGATCGCCGGCCGCATCGAGCATGTCGAGCTGCACGGCACGACGCCGGATTTTCCCGCGGACTTCCTGCCCGACGGCACGCCGCAGGCGGGTATCGGTCGCAATCCGTCCTTCACGCCGAAGAGCGGCAGCATCGGCCTGTTGCAGGACCTGCCGGGCGGCCTGGTCGGCAGCATCACCGCGCAATATGTCGAGCGCGCGCCGAAGGCGGCGGAGCTGTTCTCGCGCGGCGCACATGATGCGACCGCGACCTTCGACATCGGCAACCCCAACCTCACCATCGAGACCGCGAAATCCGTGGAGGTCGGCCTGCGCAAGGCAACGGGACCGTTCCGCTTCGAGGCGACGGTCTACTACACGCATTTCAACAACTTCATCTATCGCCGTCTCACCGGCGTGATGTGCGACGACGACTTTGCCTCGTGCGGCACGCCCGGCGCCGAGGTGAACCAGGCGGTCTATTCGCAGCGGGACGCGAACTTCCGCGGCGGCGAATTCCAGTCGCAGCTCGACGTCGGTGCATTCCAGGGCGGCATCTGGGGCATCGAGAACCAGTTCGACGTGGTCCGGGCCACCTTCACCGACGGCACCAATGTGCCGCGCATTCCGCCGGTGAGACTGGGCGGCGGCGTGTTCTGGCGCGACGACAACTGGCTGATGCGCGTTAATCTGTTGCACGCCTTCGCTCAGAACAACGTCGCGGTGATCGCGGAGACGCCGACGCCGGGCTACAATCTCTTGAAGGCCGAGGTGAGCTACAAGACCAAGCTCAACCCGAATGCATTCGGCGCGCGCGAGATGCTGCTCGGCCTCGTCGGCAACAATCTGTTGAACGAAAACATCCACAACTCGGTGTCCTACACCAAGGACGAGGTGTTGATGCCCGGCATCGGGGTACGGGCGTTCGCGAACTTCAAGTTCTGA
- a CDS encoding GNAT family N-acetyltransferase, translated as MNDLSLTIRSEAVGDAQAIERLHERTFGPGRFVLSAYRIREHVDHVLDLSFTARVGTLLVGSVRQLPICVGDTPALLLGPLTVEPPFRSRGVGRLLLERALNDAKAQGHRLVLLVGDEPYYSRVGFKQVPKGRVTMPGPVDYSRLLVIELVEGAFEGVSGPVGPDWSKSRT; from the coding sequence ATGAACGATCTTTCCCTCACCATCCGGTCGGAAGCCGTCGGCGATGCTCAGGCGATCGAGCGGCTGCACGAACGCACCTTCGGACCGGGCCGCTTCGTGCTCAGCGCGTACCGCATCCGCGAGCACGTGGACCATGTGCTCGATCTATCCTTCACCGCCCGCGTCGGTACGTTGCTGGTCGGATCCGTCCGGCAATTGCCGATTTGCGTGGGCGACACGCCGGCGTTGCTGCTCGGTCCTCTGACGGTCGAGCCTCCGTTCCGCAGCCGCGGCGTCGGCCGGCTGCTGCTCGAGCGCGCGCTGAACGATGCCAAGGCGCAGGGCCATCGGCTGGTGCTGCTGGTCGGCGACGAACCCTATTACAGCCGCGTCGGCTTCAAGCAAGTCCCCAAGGGACGCGTCACCATGCCGGGCCCGGTCGATTACAGCCGGCTCCTCGTCATCGAGCTGGTCGAGGGCGCGTTCGAAGGCGTATCGGGGCCGGTCGGTCCCGACTGGAGCAAGTCGCGAACCTGA
- a CDS encoding NUDIX domain-containing protein — translation MGERLNSVRRKFEPLLRRIFHAYFLLVRGMTLGVRAVVVDADTRVFLVRHSYVTGWYLPGGGVDLGETMEHAMRRELKEEGDIDLTGDAVLHGIFLNSHVSRRDHVAVYVVRQFKQDRLPAPNREIAECGFFAVTALPEGTTPGTRLRIAEVLDGRPRIATWR, via the coding sequence ATGGGGGAACGTCTGAACAGCGTCCGACGGAAATTCGAGCCGCTGCTGCGGCGAATCTTCCACGCCTATTTCCTGCTGGTCCGCGGGATGACGCTCGGCGTCCGCGCCGTGGTGGTGGATGCCGACACCAGGGTGTTCCTGGTCAGGCACAGCTACGTCACGGGCTGGTATCTGCCCGGCGGCGGCGTCGATCTCGGCGAGACCATGGAGCACGCGATGCGCCGCGAGCTCAAGGAGGAGGGGGATATCGATCTCACCGGCGACGCCGTGCTGCACGGCATCTTCCTCAACAGCCACGTCTCCCGCCGCGACCATGTCGCGGTCTACGTCGTCAGGCAGTTCAAGCAGGATCGCCTGCCCGCGCCCAACCGCGAGATCGCGGAGTGCGGATTCTTCGCGGTCACTGCGCTGCCCGAAGGGACCACGCCGGGCACGCGGCTGCGGATCGCCGAAGTGCTGGACGGCAGGCCGCGGATTGCGACGTGGCGATGA
- a CDS encoding DUF4159 domain-containing protein, which yields MMGLPLAFTEPLLLIGLVSLPVLWWLLRVMPPRPRRIEFPPTRLLFDIAPREETPSRTPWWLTALRLLAAALVIFAAAGPIWNPQTGAAASKAPLMIMFDDGWSAASNWDIRIRAADELIASAENDRRAIALVPLSEPNRDITLMPAGAARVALRQLTPKPYSIERVETLTAIDRFLKATGDCEIAWLSDSVDTGRGEEFVTGLGKTIGDRSLTVFEGGTSSALALVAAENAAARMTVKVLRTDGGIAIGTVRALDQKASPIGEARYSFGPQDKETEASFDLPVELRNDITRLEIAGERSAGAVQLLDKRWRRRAIGIVSGSTSETAQPLLAPTFYLTRALAPFADVRLADKGSPQQGITQFLDQKLPMIILADVGTIAPEIRERLNAWIDQGGVLVRFAGPRLAQAEDDLVPVKLRKGGRTLGGSLTWEKPQHLASFAADGPFAGVVVPKDVTISRQVLAEPDAVLATKSWASLEDGTPLVTGEHRGKGVVSLFHVSADMRWSDLPMSGTFVEILRRVVDMSGYTAKPGPGVATEATVETVAPLHILDGFGAFGPPPAAAKPLPADYRDRATPDHPPGFYGPAEGPLAVNTLASADRIAALNTTSLRARHATYTNAEPQDLRGWLLSTALALFLIDAIIVAVLGGGLAALVRRRAAPAMIVFGLVLAGLASFVPTPSHADSASDEFAMKAVSQTRLAYVVTGNADVDSIVRAGLSGLTLFLAQRTALEAGDPVGIDPARDELAFFPLIYWPIVPGAPKPSRDAINKIDAYMKQGGTVLFDTRDAVEAPPGANGAAQTPAMQTLREILSSLDVPELEPVPREHVLTKTFYLLRDFPGRFSTGQTWVETLPREDDEDSAQRPARGGDGVSPIIITSNDLAGAWAVRPDGQSMLPVIGGDPRQREFAYRAGANIVMYTLTGNYKADQVHAPALIERLGQ from the coding sequence ATGATGGGACTGCCGCTCGCCTTCACCGAACCGCTGCTCCTGATCGGCCTCGTCAGCCTGCCGGTGCTGTGGTGGCTGTTGCGCGTGATGCCGCCGCGGCCGCGCCGGATCGAGTTTCCGCCGACGCGCCTGCTGTTCGACATCGCACCGCGCGAAGAGACCCCGTCGCGAACGCCGTGGTGGTTGACCGCATTGCGGCTGCTGGCTGCGGCACTGGTCATTTTCGCCGCCGCCGGTCCGATCTGGAATCCGCAAACAGGCGCGGCCGCCAGCAAGGCGCCGCTGATGATCATGTTCGACGACGGCTGGAGCGCGGCCTCGAACTGGGACATCCGGATCAGGGCCGCCGACGAATTGATCGCCAGTGCCGAGAACGACCGCCGTGCGATCGCGCTGGTGCCGCTGTCCGAGCCGAACCGCGATATCACATTGATGCCGGCGGGCGCCGCGCGCGTCGCGCTGCGGCAGCTGACGCCAAAGCCGTATTCGATCGAACGCGTCGAGACCCTGACCGCAATCGATCGCTTCCTGAAAGCAACCGGCGACTGCGAGATCGCCTGGCTCTCCGACAGCGTCGATACCGGTCGCGGCGAGGAATTCGTGACTGGCCTCGGCAAGACCATCGGCGATCGCAGCCTGACCGTGTTCGAAGGCGGCACCTCCTCAGCCCTAGCCCTGGTCGCGGCCGAGAACGCCGCAGCCAGGATGACGGTGAAGGTGCTGCGCACCGACGGCGGCATCGCCATCGGCACCGTGCGCGCGCTGGACCAGAAGGCCTCGCCGATCGGCGAGGCGCGTTATTCGTTCGGCCCGCAGGACAAGGAAACCGAAGCGTCGTTCGATCTGCCGGTCGAGCTGCGCAACGACATCACGCGGCTGGAAATTGCCGGTGAGCGCTCCGCCGGCGCAGTGCAGCTGCTCGACAAGCGCTGGCGCCGCCGCGCCATCGGCATCGTCTCGGGCTCGACCAGCGAGACCGCGCAGCCGCTGCTGGCGCCGACCTTCTATCTCACCCGTGCGCTGGCGCCGTTCGCCGACGTGCGGCTTGCCGACAAGGGCTCGCCGCAGCAGGGCATCACGCAGTTCCTCGATCAGAAGCTGCCGATGATCATCCTTGCCGATGTCGGCACCATCGCCCCTGAAATCCGCGAGCGTCTCAATGCCTGGATCGACCAGGGCGGCGTGCTGGTGCGGTTCGCCGGTCCGCGGCTGGCGCAGGCCGAGGACGATCTCGTCCCGGTCAAGCTGCGCAAGGGCGGCCGGACGCTCGGCGGCAGCCTGACCTGGGAAAAGCCGCAACATCTTGCCTCCTTTGCCGCCGATGGTCCGTTTGCCGGCGTCGTGGTCCCCAAGGACGTCACCATAAGCCGCCAGGTGCTGGCCGAGCCCGACGCCGTGCTCGCCACCAAAAGCTGGGCGTCGCTGGAAGACGGCACGCCGCTGGTAACAGGCGAGCATCGCGGCAAGGGCGTCGTCAGCCTGTTCCACGTCAGCGCCGACATGCGCTGGTCGGATCTGCCGATGTCGGGCACCTTCGTCGAAATCCTGCGGCGTGTCGTCGACATGTCCGGCTATACCGCGAAGCCGGGTCCAGGCGTTGCCACCGAGGCGACCGTCGAAACGGTGGCGCCGTTGCACATCCTCGATGGCTTTGGCGCGTTCGGTCCGCCGCCGGCTGCCGCAAAGCCGCTGCCCGCGGATTATCGCGACCGCGCCACACCCGATCATCCGCCGGGCTTCTATGGTCCGGCAGAAGGACCGCTCGCCGTGAACACGCTTGCCAGCGCCGACCGTATCGCAGCCCTGAACACCACGAGCCTGCGCGCCCGGCATGCCACCTACACCAACGCCGAGCCGCAGGACTTGCGCGGTTGGCTGCTATCGACGGCGCTCGCGCTGTTCCTGATCGACGCCATCATCGTCGCGGTACTCGGCGGCGGCCTTGCCGCGCTGGTGCGCCGCCGCGCCGCGCCCGCGATGATCGTCTTTGGGCTGGTGCTCGCAGGTCTCGCCTCGTTCGTGCCGACGCCGTCGCATGCGGACAGCGCGTCCGACGAGTTCGCGATGAAGGCGGTGTCGCAGACCCGCCTCGCTTATGTCGTGACCGGCAATGCCGACGTCGATTCCATCGTCAGGGCCGGGCTATCCGGACTGACGCTGTTCCTGGCGCAGCGCACCGCGCTTGAGGCCGGCGATCCCGTCGGCATCGACCCGGCGCGCGACGAACTCGCTTTCTTCCCGCTGATCTACTGGCCGATCGTGCCGGGCGCGCCCAAGCCGTCGCGGGACGCCATCAACAAGATCGACGCCTATATGAAGCAGGGCGGCACCGTGCTGTTCGACACCCGCGACGCGGTCGAAGCGCCACCCGGCGCGAACGGCGCCGCGCAGACCCCGGCCATGCAGACGCTCCGCGAGATCCTGTCCTCGCTCGACGTGCCCGAGCTGGAGCCGGTGCCGCGGGAGCACGTGCTGACCAAGACCTTCTATCTGTTGCGCGACTTCCCCGGCCGCTTCAGCACCGGCCAGACCTGGGTCGAGACCTTGCCGCGCGAAGACGACGAGGACAGCGCGCAGCGGCCGGCACGCGGCGGCGACGGCGTCTCGCCGATCATCATCACCTCGAACGACCTGGCCGGCGCCTGGGCCGTGCGGCCCGACGGCCAGTCCATGCTGCCGGTGATCGGCGGCGACCCCCGCCAGCGCGAATTCGCCTACCGCGCCGGCGCCAACATCGTGATGTACACGCTGACGGGCAACTACAAGGCCGACCAGGTGCACGCACCGGCCCTGATCGAACGGCTGGGGCAGTAG
- a CDS encoding alpha/beta fold hydrolase, with translation MTDRLQPISSEAELSLDQRTFSSPRQTTRYIECGPADGPLMIFVHGWPSISLMWRAQMEAFAADGWHCVAPDLRGYGGSSTPAANDAYTIEEIVTDMAELHDDLGGKPAIWVGHDWGCVVVGELVAHQPKRSRGVVLTSLAYQPDGHALRTAVPLVDRTIYPVDQYPDGQWDYYRYYNTHFEAAVADLDADLAASLASIFRPGDPAGIGKVSPNAMVTRNGGRFGAAHRAPPTEPDSALWPPADFDVLVQTFKAHGFRPSCAWYMNDDANIAYARKALNGGRLSQPVLFVNGDFDQICSITGNRQGDPMRATCPDLTVTSMPAGHWLPLERKAEHIEAIRTWLRSKKL, from the coding sequence ATGACAGACCGACTTCAACCGATCAGTTCTGAAGCCGAACTATCGCTCGACCAGCGCACGTTCAGCTCGCCTCGTCAGACAACGCGCTACATCGAGTGCGGGCCGGCCGACGGACCGTTGATGATCTTCGTCCATGGCTGGCCGAGCATCAGTTTGATGTGGCGCGCGCAGATGGAAGCGTTTGCCGCCGACGGTTGGCACTGCGTCGCTCCCGATCTGCGCGGCTACGGCGGCTCTTCCACGCCCGCAGCCAACGACGCCTATACCATCGAGGAAATCGTGACGGACATGGCCGAACTCCATGATGACTTGGGCGGCAAGCCTGCGATCTGGGTTGGCCACGACTGGGGCTGTGTTGTGGTCGGTGAGTTGGTCGCGCATCAGCCAAAGCGCAGCCGCGGAGTCGTGCTGACCTCGCTGGCGTATCAACCCGACGGGCACGCCCTGCGCACAGCCGTCCCGCTGGTCGACCGGACGATTTATCCGGTCGACCAATATCCGGATGGCCAATGGGATTACTACCGTTACTACAACACGCACTTCGAGGCGGCAGTCGCCGACCTCGATGCAGACTTGGCAGCATCGCTGGCGTCGATCTTTCGGCCAGGCGACCCCGCCGGCATCGGCAAGGTTTCGCCGAATGCGATGGTCACGCGCAATGGAGGGCGCTTTGGCGCCGCGCACCGCGCTCCGCCGACTGAGCCCGATTCGGCTCTCTGGCCGCCGGCGGACTTCGACGTGCTGGTGCAGACGTTCAAGGCTCATGGCTTCCGCCCATCCTGCGCGTGGTACATGAACGACGACGCCAACATCGCCTATGCGCGCAAGGCACTCAATGGCGGCCGCCTGTCGCAGCCGGTGCTGTTCGTTAACGGCGACTTTGATCAGATCTGCAGCATCACCGGAAATCGCCAAGGTGACCCGATGCGCGCCACCTGCCCGGACCTGACCGTAACGAGCATGCCCGCAGGGCATTGGCTGCCGCTGGAGCGCAAGGCAGAACACATCGAGGCCATCCGCACCTGGCTCCGGAGCAAAAAGCTCTGA
- a CDS encoding glycosyltransferase family 2 protein: MSESTTSWPFRVAVLVPCYNEEAAVATVVADFRKALPAAEVYVYDNNSTDRTAAVAREAGAIVRSERRQGKGHVVRRMFADIEADIYVLVDGDATYDAPSASRMIDQLLDEHLDMVVGLRVDQSQAAYRRGHRIGNRLFTGFLASTFGHTFKDILSGYRVFSRRFVKSFPVLSGGFEIETEFSVYALELSLPVAEVETPYYARPEGSFSKLNTWQDGLRIFNTMLKLNRLERPLRFFSAIGILFALLSIAFGLPVVITFLETGLVPRLPTAVLSMGLMIMALLSASSGLVLDTVTRGRREMKMLAYLSQPPLGRS, translated from the coding sequence TTGTCTGAATCGACGACGTCATGGCCATTTCGGGTCGCCGTGCTGGTGCCCTGCTACAATGAGGAAGCCGCCGTCGCGACGGTCGTCGCCGATTTCCGCAAGGCCCTGCCTGCGGCCGAGGTCTACGTGTACGACAACAATTCGACCGACCGTACCGCGGCGGTCGCGCGCGAGGCGGGAGCGATCGTGCGCAGCGAACGGCGCCAGGGCAAAGGCCACGTCGTTCGCCGCATGTTCGCAGACATCGAAGCCGACATCTACGTGCTCGTCGATGGCGATGCGACCTACGACGCGCCGAGCGCGTCGCGCATGATCGACCAGCTCCTCGACGAGCATCTGGATATGGTTGTCGGCCTGCGTGTCGATCAATCGCAAGCGGCCTACCGGCGCGGTCATCGCATCGGCAATCGGCTGTTCACCGGTTTCCTGGCATCGACTTTCGGCCACACCTTCAAGGACATCTTGTCCGGTTACCGCGTGTTCTCCCGCCGCTTCGTCAAATCCTTTCCCGTCCTGTCCGGCGGTTTCGAGATCGAGACCGAGTTCTCGGTCTATGCGCTGGAATTGTCGCTGCCGGTCGCCGAGGTGGAGACGCCCTATTATGCGCGCCCGGAAGGCTCCTTCTCCAAGCTCAATACCTGGCAGGATGGGTTGCGCATCTTCAACACGATGCTGAAGCTCAACCGGTTGGAGCGGCCGCTGCGCTTCTTTTCGGCGATCGGCATCCTCTTCGCGCTGCTGTCGATCGCTTTCGGATTGCCCGTGGTGATCACCTTCCTCGAAACCGGCCTGGTACCGCGCCTGCCGACCGCCGTCCTCTCCATGGGCCTGATGATCATGGCGCTGCTTTCGGCTTCGTCGGGGCTCGTGCTCGACACCGTGACGCGTGGGCGGCGGGAAATGAAGATGCTCGCCTACCTGTCCCAACCACCGCTCGGGAGGAGCTGA
- a CDS encoding metallophosphoesterase, with the protein MAPFTLAHLSDPHLPPLPKPRLIELAGKRAFGYVNWTRNRHKYQRREVLDALVADVKAQGPDHIAVTGDLVNLALEAEFAPARAWLDGVGPPDRVTTIPGNHDAYVRATFHRFGETFAPYLAGDDGRIGFPSLRRRGPLALISLSTAVPTLPLMATGALGREQLAALEEVLERLATEDVFRVLLVHHPLKSGARHKRMTDSAGLLTLLKRHGVELILHGHDHIHSTMWFEGPNGNIPALGVPSASALAHGRTPAAAYNLFTIEKDNAGWRCEQTVRSLGVGLQIGQIKHVRLI; encoded by the coding sequence ATGGCTCCCTTCACGCTCGCCCATCTGTCCGACCCGCATCTGCCGCCGCTGCCGAAGCCGCGGCTGATCGAGCTCGCCGGCAAGCGCGCGTTCGGCTATGTCAACTGGACGCGCAACCGTCACAAATACCAGCGCCGCGAGGTGCTCGACGCCCTTGTCGCCGACGTGAAGGCGCAAGGTCCCGACCACATCGCGGTCACAGGCGATCTCGTCAATCTGGCGCTGGAGGCGGAGTTCGCGCCGGCGCGCGCCTGGCTCGACGGCGTCGGTCCGCCCGACCGCGTCACCACGATTCCCGGCAATCACGACGCTTATGTCCGCGCTACCTTTCATCGCTTCGGCGAAACCTTCGCGCCCTATCTTGCGGGCGACGATGGCCGTATCGGCTTTCCGAGCCTGCGCCGGCGCGGGCCGCTCGCACTGATCAGCCTGTCCACGGCGGTGCCCACCTTGCCGTTGATGGCGACAGGCGCGCTCGGACGCGAACAGCTCGCGGCGCTCGAAGAGGTGCTCGAGCGGCTCGCAACCGAGGACGTCTTTCGCGTGCTGCTGGTGCATCATCCCCTGAAGTCCGGCGCGCGCCACAAGCGCATGACTGACTCCGCCGGGCTGCTGACGCTTTTGAAACGCCACGGCGTCGAGTTGATCCTGCATGGACACGACCACATTCATTCGACGATGTGGTTCGAGGGACCCAACGGCAATATTCCGGCCCTCGGCGTGCCGTCGGCCTCCGCGCTCGCGCACGGCCGCACCCCGGCTGCGGCCTACAATCTGTTCACGATCGAGAAGGACAACGCCGGCTGGCGTTGCGAGCAGACGGTGCGGAGCCTGGGGGTTGGACTTCAGATCGGACAGATCAAGCATGTGAGATTGATTTGA